The window GGTATTGAGAgtgaagctgatgatgatgaatcttctcaagaagaggaagacgaagaagatgagaatATGATGTCTTTCTCTGaagataacaacaacacaacaaggCAAGGAAAAAGCAAAGCCCTCTCAGCAGAATCCGCTAAAGAGGAAAGATTGAAACTGAGAATCANAAAGATTGTAGATTTCAGAGCACAAGGCAACAACAGTCCAAGAAAGTTCAAGTTCAAGAGAGGAAGAGTCGTCACCGGAGCTGACACAAACTCGAAATCCGGTGGTAGGAGACGCTTAAAGACCAAAGGAACCAACTTGAGCAACGACAacaaggaacaacaacaacagaaaccgACAGTTGTTCTGAAACACCAAgacacagagaagaagagagactcaAGAGTAGTGTTGTTGTACAACAATGTGATTGAGGAAACAGCTAATAAGCTTGCGCAGACTCGCAAGAGCAAAGTTAAGGCTTTAGTGGGTGCCTTTGAGTCTGTCATATCTCTCCAAGAAAAGACGTCTTCTGCAACAACATAAAACATCCAAGATGATAATATATGCTATTCTGAGAACAATCTCGACCCATATATATAATTCGTAATTGTTTTCATGGTGTTTATGCATGTATATGTAATCTATCTTAACTGgagtacattttttttgtcatcctTTCTTATCTTGTATTCAAACAAGTGCCAACTAAATTATCTAcgatccttacaaccaaacacaataatttccttatttgataatattaatttcctaaaatctatctacctaatttaaagcaatatattagattaaaatataattcttctttcacttttatttaatcttatatttaattatttaaattactatcTAACAcattaagttaataaaattttagatttttttagtatatgatgtgatttgaatttttataaacggatgtatattttaaaaattgttttagaatttttgtaaccaaacaagtatattcagatatagattatttcacatttgaattattttaatatataatgaatatctgtcttaacctttttattaattactgtgagaacacacacatatataacaacataacatttatattaaaactcaaataaacttgatctacttataatatattcaaaaaaaaaatttaaaaattatctcTTCGTATACCACGGAATCAAACCTAGTATAAACATAAGATTCTACAATTTGTGAgcgttattattatatatcttaccaaaaagatgaaaagggtatgttttgagattttgtaaCTAATGGTTTACAATCTGTGATATTATTAAAGTTTGGGACTGCAATTGAAATATAAAAACCAGACGCCGTCCTTTACAACGCCATTGACTATCTAGATTCTTTAACATACGTGTCACATTGTAATTGGATATTGTGGTGTACTTATATCACAGGCTGTCACAGTACCATTCCtggatttaatttaattttcctttCTTCCTCTCTGCTACTTGGAtggagtaaaaaataaaaattaaagctttGAGATTTCTTTCCTTTGCTTAATCGATATCTTTCCTCGAATTGGTCCTTGTTTGTTTGCTTCTGGAATCTGGGTTTTGTTTCTGAGTTCTCGAGGTTCCTCATTTGTTGCTTCCTTTCATGaaagtctcttccttttcttttttgtcttttgtatgTTGTATTGAACTTTGAAATGCCCTAATTTTTCAGGTTTTGCGGTTTCTGGGGATTAGAAGCAGAAGCCCTTTCGAGTAAAAAACTTCATATGTTCGTTGAAGTGATTCTTCACAGTTTTTGTTCTGGTAAAGTTCCTCTCTTTTTAAAACATCTTCGTAATATTTGTGTTTAGTAATTTTTTGGGGACTAGAGAAATGAGTTTGAGGATTCGGATTAGctagatttttaaatttggatgtgGTGGTCCTATAAGATAGATCTGAGTTACATTGTTTATATCTGTTACGCCGTGAAGTTTAAGGTCTTCGGCTAGTTTGACTCCATTTCTTATTGATGGTGATGTAGTAGGTAGGATTCGTGACTTGAATGGATAATTCTGTAGGTGATCAAATTAATCTgatacttctcttcttctgttttgtaTCATATTCGGATGTGAACAGACTTCATATTAAGGAGAAGGTAGTTCCCGTGAGACTCTCTGTGGTTTGTACATGTGTGTGTCAAGGGTCCCGTGAGAGTCTCCtgcaacctctctctctctctttcattttctctgtatgttttggtttttgtcttgACACTGTCAATTCCTTGACATTAGAAAATTGTTTGCTATGGATCTCAAATGTATTGGAGTGCTTGGGAAACTAATGGATCTATATTTATGTCTTTGCAGTCGGAAGCTCTATGTGTTTTCCTTCTTTGATTGAAACGTAGAGAGAAATGATCTTACCAAAGCAGTATCGTTGCACACACTCCCCGACCTGCCAATGCACCAAAGGCCATTTAAACGAGGATGTCTTGTTATTAGTGTTCCAACACTTGAATTGGAATCCGAAATTAGTCGCTACACTTTCGTGTGTATGCAGATGGTTTGATGATTTCGCCAAACGTGTACTATGGAAAGAGTTTTGCAAGACCCGTGCCCCCAAAATGATGCTTGATTTGCAGTCTAGCGGTAGTCACTGCATTGACGGTAACTGGAGAGCTCTTGGGAAGCTTCTCATCTACTGCTCAGGATGTACACAAGGCGGTCTATTCAATAGCTCTGTTCAGATCCCTGGCCACTTTGTTTACAGAACCCGGTTCTCCAGAACATTGGGAAGAAGCCTGCTTCCTCCTCAATGTAGAACCGACGTACTCTACGTTTGTGATCCATGTGAGCATCTTGACCAAGGAGAAGAAGGCGACGTGGGTTTGTTCCGTGGGATTTTTAAGAATTTCCCAACATCCAAAGTCCGGAAAGTGATCATTCACAAGGCGGTTCCTTTTCATCCATCCGAGGtttgcccgtactgtaaagctagGTTATGGAGCATGCTACAAGCTAAGATAATACCTCAGAGTGCCTGCATTCGTTTGGAAGCTTATGAAGACTGCATTGAGTATTTTGTTTGCCTTAATGGACACTTGCTTGGTATCTGCACTCTCGCTCCTTTGTCTGATTCAGAGGATGCAAATCCAAGCGAAGATGGCAATCatacagagaagaaacaaggtACTAAACAAATCCCACTCATGCCGGCACATTGCAAAAcagcttttttttggttcgacAACAACAGCtaatttgaatttgtttcctttttttttgtgttctgcAGACAATTACTTTCCTAGAGAAAACATATTGAAAAGGAGAAATTCTTTGTTGGGTGAACGTGAAATTGGACCTTCGCCTCAGAAACGACTGACCAATCCGAATCAATGTAACATTGATGTGTGAAACATTCTGTAAATTTGTTTACTTCTGCTAAAACTATTGCATCTGCAGAGATTCTTCATTCATATACAGTCAAATTATGATCAACAATTTCCATAATCTCTAGACCTTTGAGACATCAGTCAGTGGAATGACTTAGCAGcttatgatttttataaactCGCATTGAGATAATTATTATCAGCTTTTCTGTGACAAGTAATAATGCACTAGAAGTTCTGTACTAAAAAGTCTCGACACTTTTTGGGCTCCAAAAAGTTTCACTTTTTAAACTACTCTGTTTTgagaaagcttcttcttcttgttcagcTCTGTTTTgagaaagcttcttcttcttgttcagcACCTGCTGCTTCTGACTCGATCTTTTTGAATATGAGCTTTTGCTGAGGTAACTGGCCGTTGGAGAATGCTGTTACCTCGGTATCGATCAAAATGCCATCTTCCTCCTTGAAATCTCCTCTCAAGATACCTTTAGCGAGCTCGTTCTCAATGTTTTGCTGTATCACACGCTTAACAGGTCTAGCTCCATAGTTTGGATCATACCCGAGGCTTCCAAGAAGATCAACTGCTGCGTCCGTAATGGTAATCTTCATTTTCCTGTCTGCAATTCGCTTCTGCACACGTGCCAGCtgtaaaaagaaatatattcaaTGAGGGTTTTGGATAACATACTATTCACCAACGAGCAAAGTATTTTTCCTTGGAAAAAAAAGTACTTTGATCAAATCCATTTTAATACAGTCTAGTCTTTCTAAATTTAGTGAAGAGGCAGCCAAGAAGTAATCTTTTGAATGCAACTAGAATCAAGTATATCATACTTTTTAGATGGAAAAATATTTAGCATCATATGTCAAACTATGCACCAACGAGCAAAGCAAAATCTTCCAATCCAACTATCTAATTCTAATTGCCTCCAAAAGTTACCTCCTTTGGAGATTAGGCTCGAACAATGTCACCAGCATAATCAAATTTGCAAATTttccaagaaaagaaaacatacctGTAACCGGACAATTCTGTTGATCTGCTCGCGGTCAAGAGGTTGGAAAACTATATACTCGTCAACCCTATTCATGAATTCA is drawn from Camelina sativa cultivar DH55 chromosome 8, Cs, whole genome shotgun sequence and contains these coding sequences:
- the LOC104705820 gene encoding EID1-like F-box protein 1; the encoded protein is MILPKQYRCTHSPTCQCTKGHLNEDVLLLVFQHLNWNPKLVATLSCVCRWFDDFAKRVLWKEFCKTRAPKMMLDLQSSGSHCIDGNWRALGKLLIYCSGCTQGGLFNSSVQIPGHFVYRTRFSRTLGRSLLPPQCRTDVLYVCDPCEHLDQGEEGDVGLFRGIFKNFPTSKVRKVIIHKAVPFHPSEVCPYCKARLWSMLQAKIIPQSACIRLEAYEDCIEYFVCLNGHLLGICTLAPLSDSEDANPSEDGNHTEKKQDNYFPRENILKRRNSLLGEREIGPSPQKRLTNPNQCNIDV